The Vicia villosa cultivar HV-30 ecotype Madison, WI linkage group LG1, Vvil1.0, whole genome shotgun sequence genome includes a region encoding these proteins:
- the LOC131643223 gene encoding uncharacterized protein LOC131643223, translating into MIQETKLINLQEFVAKSFWKSKGIGFSFSNSLGRSGGLLTLWKEESVEVISSFKGEGSLGIKFLKNNNFFYLVNIYSSCDSSKKRILWNRLLDLKGRFNDGEWIMGGDFNAIKVRRERKGRSTASNTGEMHDFATFIEDSLLVDIPCKGKKFTWYSGDGKSMSRIDRFLVSDKVVDDWGVVGQLVGDRDKEWEGFKVEGRGDFVLKEKLRLLKDRLKWWNKEVFGRIGLEVEKGARDINLGDDRLELEG; encoded by the exons ATGATTCAAGAAACCAAATTGATTAATTTACAAGAGTTTGTGGCTAAGAGTTTTTGGAAAAGTAAAGGTATTGGTTTTTCCTTTTCTAATTCGTTGGGAAGGTCGGGGGGTCTTTTAACTTTATGGAAGGAGGAGAGTGTGGAGGTGATTTCTAGTTTCAAAGGTGAAGGTTCTCTCGGGATTAAATTCTTGAAGAACAACAATTTCTTTTACTTGGTGAATATATATTCTTCTTGTGACTCATCGAAAAAAAGAATTTTGTGGAATAGGTTGTTGGATTTGAAGGGGAGGTTCAATGACGGAGAATGGATTATGGGAGGAGATTTTAATGCGATTAAAGTTCGTCGAGAGAGGAAAGGAAGGAGTACGGCTTCTAACACGGGTGAGATGCATGATTTCGCTACCTTTATAGAAGATAGCTTGTTGGTGGATATTCCTTGCAAAGGGAAAAAGTTCACTTGGTATAGCGGAGATGGTAAATCTATGAGTAGAATTGATAGATTTCTTGTTTCGGACAAAGTGGTGGATGATTGGGGAGTGGTTGGTCAATTAGTGGGTGATAGAGAT AAAGAGTGGGAAGGTTTTAAGGTAGAAGGTAGAGgggattttgttttgaaagaaaagcTTCGGCTTCTTAAAGATAGACTAAAGTGGTGGAACAAGGAAGTGTTTGGAAGAATAGGTTTGGAAGTTGAGAAAGGAGCTAGGGATATTAATTTGGGAGATGATAGATTGGAGTTGGAAGGGTAG